One Aspergillus oryzae RIB40 DNA, chromosome 2 genomic window carries:
- a CDS encoding CAP domain-containing protein (predicted protein), giving the protein MGRDTIPDDLRNHSASSLEWDASLEASAQTLAARCVYQHDTTINGGGYGQNIGYGVSSEKIGEMITNLMYNNEMGYFEALYGEANPSMDNFDAWGHFSQIVWKGTTHVGCATVTCNSLGNVDSSVAVPFTVCNYSPAGNYAGEYADNVLRPLGQAMYVVS; this is encoded by the exons CAACCACTCCGCCAGCTCTCTTGAGTGGGATGCCTCTTTGGAAGCTAGCGCCCAGACCCTCGCCGCCAGATGCGTCTACCAGCATGACAC CACCATTAATGGCGGTGGGTATGGCCAGAACATTGGATATGGTGTCTCCTCGGAAAAGATTGGAGAGATGATCACCAACCTGATGTACAACAACGAGATGGGCTACTTCGAGGCCCTGTATGGCGAGGCTAACCCCAGCATGGACAACTTCGATGCTTGGGGCCACTTCTCCCAGATTGTGTGGAAGGGTACCACCCACGTTGGTTGCGCTACCGTGACCTGCAACAGTCTTGGTAACGTTGACTCGTCCGTCGCAGTCCCCTTCACTGTTTGCAACTACAGCCCGGCCG GAAACTATGCCGGCGAGTATGCCGACAATGTCCTTCGTCCCCTTGGACAGGCCATGTATGTCGTTTCTTAA
- a CDS encoding choline/carnitine O-acyltransferase (carnitine O-acyltransferase CPT2/YAT1) encodes MATPRSQPTMETKIKPTSVDGVNGQGVASEQPKKKGSTFANQDSLPKLPIPDLESTCKKYIEALSALQTPREQEETKASVQDFLKSDGPILQEKLKNYASSKTSYIEQFWYDSYLNYDSPVVLNLNPFFLLEDDPTPARNHQVTRAASLVVSALSFVRAVRREELEPDTVRGTPLCMYQYSRLFGTARLPTENGCVISQDPHAKHIVVMCRGQFYWFDVLDENNDLIMTEKDIALNLQVIIGDAEQTPIQDAAKGALGVLSTENRKVWSGLRDILTKDEGSNNAECLNIVDTALFVLCLDYTEPSNTSDLCANMLCGTSEVVKGVQVGTCTNRWYDKLQIIVCQNGSAGINFEHTGVDGHTVLRFASDVYTDTILRFAKTINGQAPTLWASNSPDPAKRDPRSFGNVSTTPRKLEWDMLPELSIALRFAESHLADLLKQHEFRVLEFEGFGKNFITSMGFSPDAFVQMAFQAAYYGLYGRLENTYEPAMTKFFLHGRTEAIRTVTNECANFVQTFWGENPAEQKVEALKKATEKHTATTKECSKGQGQDRHLYALYCLWQRSFEEGSSSSGNSVVSSSNGYSSPVENGSTIDSPKSPLSDDGVSSTTSYGLRAIRPAPPTPALFSDPGWDKINNTILSTSNCGNPCLRHFGFGPTSADGFGIGYIIKDDSISFCASSKHRQTARFLYTLESYLFEIRKLLRATNRTTASPRTSRAREMEIIAERLQGDHRRGRLVRGDPGAVRRGADTPTTDSGEIEDDGMGGYGFFDAGMLLHALKGLNTDRERNGEKPERRRFVGKKLRLNEY; translated from the exons ATGGCCACCCCTCGCTCTCAGCCTACCATGGAGACTAAGATCAAGCCTACTTCCGTGGACGGCGTGAACGGCCAAGGCGTCGCGTCAGaacagccgaagaagaaagggtcCACGTTCGCTAACCAAGACTCTCTCCCGAAACTTCCTATCCCGGATTTAGAGAGCACATGCAAGAAATACATTGAGGCCCTGTCTGCATTACAAACGCCGagggaacaggaagaaacaaaggcCTCTGTACAAGATTTTCTCAAGTCGGACGGCCCTATTCTTCAAGAGAAGTTAAAGAACTATGCGTCTTCGAAGACCAGCTATATTGAGCAATTTT GGTATGATTCTTACCTGAACTACGACAGCC CGGTCGTTTTGAATCTCAacccattcttcttgctggaggatgacCCCACACCTGCCAGGAATCACCAGGTTACTAGAGCAGCATCGCTTGTTGTATCGGCCCTCAGCTTTGTCCGAGCGGTGAGGAGGGAAGAACTCGAGCCCGACACCGTTAGAGGGACGCCACTATGCATGTATCAATATTCTCGACTATTCGGAACAGCACGTCTGCCCACCGAAAATGGATGCGTTATCAGTCAGGACCCCCACGCCAAGCACATTGTTGTCATGTGCCGGGGCCAGTTCTACTGGTTTGATGTCCTCGACGAGAACAATGATCTGATTATGACTGAGAAGGACATTGCCCTTAACCTGCAGGTGATCATTGGGGATGCGGAACAGACCCCAATCCAGGATGCTGCCAAGGGAGCTTTGGGTGTCCTCAGTACGGAAAACCGCAAAGTGTGGTCTGGGCTACGGGATATCTTAACGAAGGACGAAGGCTCAAACAACGCAGAATGTCTGAACATTGTTGATACAGCGCTCTTTGTTCTCTGTCTAGATTATACTGAGCCGAGCAATACGTCTGATCTCTGTGCCAATATGCTATGCGGTACAAGTGAAGTGGTGAAAGGTGTGCAGGTCGGAACTTGTACCAATCGGTGGTATGACAAGCTCCAGATCATTGTGTGCCAGAACGGCAGCGCCGGTATCAACTTTGAGCATACCGGTGTGGACGGCCATACGGTGCTGCGTTTTGCCAGTGACGTCTACACAGATACGATACTTCGCTTCGCAAAAACTATCAATGGACAAGCGCCCACTCTGTGGGCAAGCAACAGCCCCGATCCGGCCAAGCGTGATCCCCGAAGCTTTGGCAATGTCAGCACGACGCCCCGCAAGCTAGAGTGGGACATGCTTCCTGAACTGAGTATTGCCCTGCGGTTCGCCGAATCCCATCTCGCCGACCTTCTCAAGCAGCACGAGTTCCGCGTGCTTGAATTCGAAGGGTTTGGTAAGAATTTCATCACGTCGATGGGGTTCTCGCCAGATGCGTTCGTGCAGATGGCATTTCAAGCTGCGTACTACGGGCTGTATGGCCGTCTGGAGAACACCTACGAGCCAGCGATGACCAAATTCTTCTTGCACGGTCGGACGGAGGCGATACGGACGGTCACCAACGAATGCGCCAATTTTGTACAGACATTCTGGGGAGAGAATCCAGCAGAGCAGAAGGTAGAGgctttgaagaaggcgacCGAAAAACACACCGCTACTACAAAAGAGTGCTCCAAGGGACAGGGACAGGATCGACATCTCTATGCATTATATTGCCTCTGGCAGCGGTCGTTTGAGGAAggctcttcctcctccggcaATAGTGTTGTAAGCAGTTCCAACGGCTATTCTAGCCCTGTTGAGAATGGCTCTACCATTGACTCACCCAAGTCTCCGTTGTCGGATGACGGCGTTTCCTCCACGACCAGCTATGGCTTGCGTGCGATTCGCCCAGCGCCACCCACGCCAGCACTCTTCAGTGACCCCGGTTgggacaagatcaacaataCTATACTGTCAACCTCAAACTGCGGAAATCCATGTCTGCGGCATTTTGGCTTCGGTCCAACGTCTGCGGATGGCTTCGGAATTGGCTATATCATCAAAGATGACTCGATCTCGTTCTGCGCCTCGTCCAAGCACCGTCAGACCGCTCGATTTTTGTACACACTCGAATCGTATTTGTTTGAAATCCGAAAGCTGCTACGCGCCACCAACCGTACGACGGCCAGTCCGCGAACCAGTCGGGCTCGGGAAATGGAGATCATCGCCGAGCGGCTCCAAGGGGATCACCGTCGGGGCCGGCTCGTCCGGGGAGATCCTGGGGCAGTGCGCCGGGGTGCCGATACGCCAACGACCGACAGCGGAGAAATAGAAGACGACGGCATGGGTGGAT ACGGGTTCTTCGATGCCGGAATGCTATTGCATGCACTCAAAGGCTTGAATACAGACCGAGAGCGTAACGGAGAGAAACCCGAACGACGTCGGTTTGTTGGCAAGAAACTACGTCTAAATGAGTACTGA